In Aegilops tauschii subsp. strangulata cultivar AL8/78 chromosome 3, Aet v6.0, whole genome shotgun sequence, one genomic interval encodes:
- the LOC141020815 gene encoding protein STRICTOSIDINE SYNTHASE-LIKE 10-like yields the protein MDQCCCYIRAASSLDLSIKPSHPAQVLINQESKSQGDNQQIDNNMGCSMSRLLKTTVTLIILVLLLMPGALAATSFDASRSQQLPLPRGTVHGPESVAFDGQGQGPYSGVSDGRILKWNGEKLGWTTYAYGPGYDSRTCTPSKFSPETETARESRCGRPLGLRFNQKSGDLYVADAYKGLMRVAPGGGEATVLVNQVDGFPLRFTNGVDVDQVTGQVYFTDSSMNYQRSQHEMVTRTGDSTGRLMRYDPRTSDVTVLQAGMTYPNGVALSADRTHLVVASTGPCKLLRHWIKGVNAGTSEPFADLPGYPDNVRPDTKGGYWVALHREKNELPFGRDSHRLAVRIGNDGKIVEEMRGPKKVRPTEIMERANGKIYLGSVELPYVGVVKRK from the coding sequence ATGGATCAATGCTGCTGCTATATAAGAGCAGCCTCCAGCTTGGATCTCTCCATCAAACCAAGCCATCCAGCGCAGGTGCTTATTAACCAAGAGTCCAAGAGCCAAGGAGACAACCAGCAGATCGACAACAACATGGGGTGCAGCATGAGCCGCCTCCTCAAGACCACCGTCACGCTGATCATCCTCGTCCTTCTCCTCATGCCCGGGGCCTTAGCCGCCACTAGCTTCGATGCCTCACGAAGCCAACAGCTGCCGCTGCCGCGTGGGACGGTCCACGGGCCGGAGAGCGTCGCCTTCGACGGTCAAGGCCAGGGCCCCTACAGCGGCGTCTCTGACGGCCGGATCCTCAAGTGGAACGGCGAAAAGCTAGGATGGACTACCTATGCATATGGACCCGGCTACGATAGCAGGACGTGCACGCCGTCCAAGTTCAGCCCGGAGACTGAGACTGCCAGGGAGAGCCGCTGCGGCCGTCCGCTCGGCCTACGGTTCAACCAGAAATCGGGTGACCTCTACGTGGCCGACGCATACAAGGGGCTGATGCGGGTTgcgccgggcggcggggaggCCACCGTGTTGGTCAACCAGGTTGACGGTTTTCCTCTGCGCTTCACCAACGGTGTTGACGTCGATCAAGTTACGGGTCAGGTCTACTTCACCGACAGCTCGATGAACTATCAAAGGTCGCAGCATGAGATGGTCACTCGCACTGGGGACTCGACGGGCCGCCTCATGAGGTACGACCCACGGACATCCGATGTCACGGTGCTCCAGGCGGGCATGACGTACCCCAACGGCGTCGCGCTCAGCGCCGACCGCACTCACCTCGTGGTCGCATCTACCGGACCATGCAAGCTGCTGAGGCATTGGATCAAAGGGGTCAACGCAGGCACATCGGAGCCTTTTGCCGACCTGCCCGGCTATCCAGATAACGTGAGGCCCGACACCAAAGGAGGCTATTGGGTGGCGTTACACCGCGAGAAGAATGAGTTACCCTTTGGTCGTGATAGTCATCGTCTCGCTGTCAGGATCGGTAACGATGGGAAGATAGTCGAGGAGATGAGAGGGCCAAAGAAGGTGAGGCCCACCGAGATTATGGAGAGAGCAAATGGCAAAATCTACTTGGGTTCGGTAGAGCTTCCTTATGTCGGCGTTGTTAAGCGCAAGTAG